The following proteins come from a genomic window of Brevinematia bacterium:
- the rplM gene encoding 50S ribosomal protein L13: protein MKTIMIKGSEVSRKYYVIDAEGKPLGRLGVVIAKLLMGKHKVNYTPHIDNGDFVIVKNASKAILTGKKPEYKVFFWHSGYPGGLKHLHFKEAIAKNPRFVFERVVRGMLPKNRLRKHRLRRLIVFKDENIKAPIGAIEYKI from the coding sequence ATGAAGACAATAATGATCAAAGGGAGCGAAGTATCAAGAAAATATTACGTTATAGATGCCGAAGGGAAACCCTTAGGAAGACTAGGTGTTGTTATAGCAAAACTTCTTATGGGCAAACATAAAGTTAACTATACTCCTCATATTGATAACGGTGATTTCGTTATTGTTAAGAATGCTTCAAAAGCTATCCTGACAGGTAAAAAGCCCGAGTATAAGGTATTCTTCTGGCACTCTGGATACCCAGGTGGGTTGAAGCACCTTCACTTTAAGGAAGCAATAGCAAAAAATCCAAGGTTTGTATTTGAAAGAGTTGTGAGAGGAATGCTACCGAAAAATAGACTGAGAAAACATAGATTGCGAAGGCTTATTGTCTTCAAAGACGAAAATATTAAAGCTCCTATTGGTGCAATTGAATACAAAATTTAG